A section of the Ignisphaera sp. genome encodes:
- a CDS encoding ABC transporter ATP-binding protein: MDEVVITKDLVKVYKVGSNYVYGLRGINMTIRRGEFIAIMGPSGSGKTTLLNMLGLLDKPSSGKLLIDGIDVVKLNSHEIAKIRNTKIGFVFQFFNLVNRLTVLENIELPLIARGIPRSKRIEVAKDALLKVGGELSWLYKKPQQLSGGQQQRVAIARAIVGNPEILLADEPTGNLDRASAKVVIKTFTELNSEGKTIAIVTHDPEVANCTNIIYVIRDGAIVDVKEPQRDKCLLYAV, from the coding sequence ATGGATGAAGTAGTGATAACGAAAGATCTTGTTAAGGTCTACAAGGTAGGTAGCAATTATGTTTACGGACTTCGCGGCATAAATATGACGATACGAAGAGGAGAATTTATAGCAATAATGGGTCCATCGGGATCAGGTAAAACAACCCTATTGAATATGCTAGGGCTTCTTGATAAACCATCTTCAGGTAAGTTACTTATTGATGGAATAGACGTGGTTAAGCTTAATTCTCATGAGATAGCTAAGATAAGAAATACAAAGATAGGGTTCGTTTTCCAATTCTTTAACCTTGTAAATAGATTAACCGTGCTGGAGAACATAGAGTTGCCCCTGATTGCTAGAGGTATTCCTAGATCTAAGAGAATTGAAGTAGCTAAAGACGCTTTACTAAAAGTTGGAGGAGAACTCAGCTGGTTGTACAAAAAACCTCAGCAACTTTCTGGAGGACAGCAACAAAGAGTTGCTATAGCTAGAGCTATTGTTGGTAATCCAGAGATATTGTTAGCTGATGAACCTACAGGCAACCTAGATAGAGCTAGCGCTAAAGTTGTAATTAAAACATTTACAGAATTGAATAGCGAGGGAAAAACGATAGCTATTGTAACTCACGACCCTGAGGTGGCAAATTGCACTAATATAATCTACGTTATTAGGGATGGCGCTATTGTTGATGTTAAAGAACCTCAAAGAGATAAGTGTTTATTGTATGCTGTATAG
- a CDS encoding FtsX-like permease family protein, with protein sequence MLQFLLDIAKLSLKVLSERKLRSILTIIGIAIGPLALIMISSVIDGYSDYVISQIERIGQNTIVLFPNSGYRFTESDLNTIRNIDGVSRAEPFYSIQAYTRIGGEDKLLFVYALPIDIIFDAFGGLEVEKGSLPTSAEFVNAVVGYKIAYKDGENIYDVGDVISITYLRVEGGKNTIRRAYIMVSAVLKEFGGAFILSPDTTIFMPLEAGRRVFGLNDWSGLIILARSSSDVPVIVRELQSLFRNSAEVISFQGIASIVSSITGAMSFISFASTLSAFAVAVAGVSATMITSVVERTREIGVMKAIGFTDWQVLIMILMESIVMSLIGGAIGISIGVVGGHILASVGFEVRASQQALMVIKASPKFAPSRIFITIALTIAIGIVGGIFPAYRASKIPPAVALRYE encoded by the coding sequence ATGTTGCAGTTTCTTCTGGATATAGCTAAACTGTCGTTGAAGGTTTTATCTGAGAGAAAGCTCAGATCGATACTAACGATAATAGGTATAGCAATAGGTCCTTTAGCTCTTATAATGATATCGAGTGTAATAGATGGATATAGCGATTATGTTATATCTCAGATAGAACGCATAGGTCAGAACACTATAGTTCTATTCCCTAATTCAGGATATAGGTTTACAGAAAGCGATTTGAATACTATTAGGAATATCGATGGTGTGTCTCGAGCAGAACCATTCTATTCCATTCAAGCATATACTCGAATAGGTGGAGAAGATAAACTACTGTTTGTTTACGCTCTTCCCATAGATATAATATTTGATGCTTTCGGAGGACTAGAGGTAGAGAAAGGATCTCTACCAACTAGTGCTGAATTCGTAAATGCTGTAGTAGGTTACAAAATTGCCTACAAAGATGGTGAAAATATTTATGATGTAGGTGATGTTATTTCAATAACATATCTAAGAGTTGAAGGAGGAAAAAACACTATTAGAAGAGCATACATCATGGTTTCAGCTGTATTGAAGGAATTTGGAGGTGCCTTTATACTTAGTCCAGATACAACAATATTTATGCCTCTTGAAGCCGGTAGAAGAGTATTTGGTTTAAATGATTGGTCTGGATTAATAATTTTAGCTAGAAGCAGTAGTGATGTCCCTGTAATTGTTAGAGAGCTACAGTCATTGTTTAGGAATTCTGCTGAAGTTATCTCTTTCCAAGGTATAGCTAGTATCGTAAGTTCTATTACAGGTGCTATGAGTTTTATCTCCTTTGCATCTACTCTATCAGCATTTGCTGTAGCTGTAGCCGGGGTTTCTGCAACAATGATTACTTCAGTCGTAGAAAGAACAAGAGAAATAGGTGTGATGAAGGCTATAGGTTTTACTGATTGGCAGGTCCTCATAATGATACTCATGGAGAGTATAGTTATGAGCTTGATAGGAGGAGCTATAGGTATATCGATAGGTGTTGTAGGAGGACATATTCTAGCTTCTGTAGGATTTGAGGTAAGAGCCTCACAACAAGCTCTCATGGTCATAAAGGCTTCACCAAAATTTGCACCAAGTAGGATATTCATAACGATTGCTTTAACCATAGCTATAGGCATAGTGGGTGGTATATTTCCTGCATATAGAGCATCAAAAATACCTCCAGCTGTTGCATTAAGATACGAATAG
- a CDS encoding M28 family peptidase produces the protein MSFNNVKLIINYVSSFSSIGEVVAGNSREYRQIESIKSVIEDYVDEVVIEPVEVSTWDEEFCIIYLDDETFRCSIHPPYEGYIDINTSRNNIIYIHDLGSLNNTNSSLEEKVVVVNGVDDPNYITVYTYILRRYQPMAIIFVDIYEALRRIVVLDDIISSQKPTKPSSIPVIHIAKNVGRKLLNSKFIHITAKSVLRFSYGYNVIAKLNNTSDKYIYITSHHDHWFNGVTDDSVGVALMLDIPRNPIIRKGLREGITLAFFTAEEGFPYPLSSFYWLVGSRKHVTSNANRLLEDVLLVLNLDVLYKGELRFSTSNLVARGFLVNIGIDTNNLENDSMLFDSFSFTSLGIPSITIHSYNEVLRNGLYHSTLDTINMIDIDFISYTLNVIYELIRNSYIIKSNIKKFLELGAKTIATEFIETVKPLEVMLNLYRVLRSFLDCLDSNVLINYMYSFHRIITTTYMSRDVYRGLKVYEETSYINCKDEYIYLPTDPLFNDADDCYGNTLFNLESLAYILLKHCKDMVSRGSTTK, from the coding sequence ATGAGTTTCAATAATGTGAAACTTATTATAAATTATGTATCTAGCTTTTCTAGTATAGGAGAAGTCGTAGCGGGTAATTCAAGAGAATATCGACAAATAGAATCAATAAAGTCTGTTATAGAGGATTACGTAGATGAGGTTGTGATAGAACCTGTTGAAGTCTCTACTTGGGATGAAGAATTCTGTATCATATATCTAGATGACGAGACGTTCCGTTGCTCTATTCATCCACCCTACGAAGGTTATATCGATATAAATACGTCTAGAAACAACATCATCTATATACATGATCTAGGTTCTTTAAACAATACAAATAGTAGTCTAGAGGAAAAGGTAGTTGTTGTTAATGGTGTTGATGATCCGAACTATATAACTGTTTATACGTATATTCTTAGAAGATATCAACCTATGGCAATAATTTTTGTGGATATATATGAGGCTTTGCGACGAATAGTTGTACTAGATGATATTATCTCGAGCCAAAAACCTACTAAGCCCTCCAGTATACCTGTTATCCATATAGCTAAGAATGTTGGTAGAAAACTACTTAATTCAAAATTTATACACATTACTGCTAAATCTGTACTGAGATTCTCTTACGGATACAACGTTATAGCGAAATTGAATAATACATCAGACAAGTATATATACATTACTTCACACCATGATCACTGGTTTAATGGTGTAACTGATGATTCTGTAGGTGTGGCTTTAATGCTTGATATACCCAGAAACCCAATAATTAGGAAAGGTTTAAGAGAAGGGATTACCCTAGCTTTCTTTACAGCAGAAGAAGGTTTTCCCTATCCTTTATCGTCATTCTACTGGTTAGTTGGTTCAAGAAAACATGTGACTAGTAATGCCAATAGATTATTAGAGGACGTATTACTGGTCTTAAACCTTGATGTCCTTTATAAAGGTGAGTTAAGGTTCTCGACATCAAATCTTGTCGCTAGAGGTTTTCTAGTAAACATAGGGATAGACACTAATAATTTAGAGAATGATAGTATGCTTTTCGATTCATTTTCTTTTACATCTCTAGGTATTCCAAGTATAACCATACATAGCTATAATGAAGTATTACGTAATGGTCTGTATCATAGTACTTTAGACACAATAAATATGATAGATATTGACTTCATTAGTTACACACTTAATGTAATTTATGAATTAATTAGGAATTCATACATAATTAAGAGCAACATCAAGAAATTTTTAGAGCTAGGAGCAAAAACTATAGCCACAGAATTTATAGAAACAGTTAAACCTCTTGAAGTTATGCTGAACCTGTACAGAGTACTTAGATCGTTTCTAGACTGCCTAGACAGTAATGTTCTTATCAATTATATGTACAGTTTTCATAGAATAATAACAACTACATATATGAGTAGAGATGTATATAGAGGACTAAAGGTGTATGAAGAAACTTCGTATATCAATTGTAAAGATGAATACATATATCTACCTACAGACCCTTTGTTCAACGATGCAGATGATTGTTATGGAAACACACTGTTTAATTTAGAGTCATTAGCATATATACTACTTAAGCACTGTAAAGATATGGTTAGCAGAGGTAGTACAACAAAATGA
- a CDS encoding AAA family ATPase, protein MNRYGNNGLLQAPSKILAELTKPFVGREEEAKVILLALLTKEHAVLIGEPGTAKSALIRRTATILNMRCFIYLLTRFTEPAELFGPLDINALKEGKYVRITTNKLPEAEIVFLDEIFKANSAILNTLLTIMNERVFYDGYTEMKVSLWSLFGASNEVPEDPELEALYDRFLLRHYVKPVSDDVWKDLLRYSWNIEKYGYAKPEIRVDKDDLENMHRTIFEVDLTPIESKVLKLFSIFESKNIHLTDRRKGKVLKVIAAHAVLNGRSTAIEEDLSVLKFVAAHDIDDFERINIILSEELKTAYRYLKELEEIHRNVREVYNYISSFPSVTSRFVEYRLLEIYRDLESTRDRVISIVRETSDEKVHKKATEVIEYLNEVLSKIRQKIEGK, encoded by the coding sequence ATGAATAGGTATGGAAACAATGGTTTATTACAAGCACCATCTAAGATTCTAGCTGAACTTACGAAGCCTTTTGTTGGTAGAGAAGAAGAGGCTAAGGTGATACTTTTAGCTCTACTGACAAAAGAGCATGCCGTTCTAATAGGTGAACCAGGTACAGCCAAAAGTGCATTAATACGAAGAACAGCAACTATCTTGAATATGAGGTGCTTCATCTATCTTTTAACACGATTCACGGAACCTGCAGAACTTTTCGGTCCATTGGATATAAATGCATTAAAGGAAGGTAAGTATGTTAGGATAACGACAAACAAGTTACCAGAAGCTGAAATCGTTTTCTTAGACGAGATATTTAAAGCGAATTCAGCTATACTAAACACGCTTTTGACTATAATGAATGAAAGAGTATTTTACGATGGATATACCGAGATGAAGGTTTCTCTATGGAGTCTGTTTGGCGCTAGTAATGAAGTTCCGGAAGACCCTGAACTTGAAGCTCTTTATGACAGGTTTTTGCTGAGACACTATGTTAAACCTGTATCTGATGATGTTTGGAAGGACTTACTCAGATATTCATGGAATATAGAGAAATACGGTTACGCGAAACCTGAAATAAGAGTTGATAAAGATGATTTAGAGAATATGCATAGGACGATATTTGAGGTAGATCTTACACCAATAGAAAGTAAGGTATTGAAACTTTTCTCGATATTTGAATCCAAAAACATACATCTAACCGATAGAAGAAAGGGTAAGGTGCTAAAGGTTATAGCAGCTCATGCTGTGCTTAATGGGAGATCTACTGCTATAGAGGAGGATCTATCGGTACTAAAATTTGTTGCTGCTCACGATATAGATGATTTTGAGCGTATAAACATAATTCTCTCTGAAGAACTTAAGACAGCTTACAGGTACCTTAAGGAACTTGAAGAAATACATAGAAATGTAAGAGAAGTGTACAACTACATATCTTCATTTCCCAGCGTAACATCTAGATTTGTTGAATATAGATTACTAGAGATATATCGAGATCTTGAATCAACTCGAGATAGAGTCATATCTATAGTTAGAGAAACAAGTGACGAGAAAGTACATAAGAAGGCTACAGAAGTCATAGAGTATCTAAATGAGGTGTTAAGCAAAATAAGACAGAAAATTGAGGGTAAGTAA
- a CDS encoding VWA domain-containing protein, with protein MPGSLKNIDYQDPFVRYRGQKILDNLKKFSMHNDVQLELAVDAYYSLYLPFPILEDVDKIAVGNRNIYEIIRSALEDSEFRRLRYYTIADAFASVAIGTLFLLNLQEELKAENEQQGHMGRGRTSTRNKDTEVENGSKDSDGSKSSDLKSIVRNAVKKTVEHSETIKELQHFTYGYRAGVGHTLDLDEDVNKVLRLVRNTDIKKILMFLTKMPNINTIVKKKKVGYQRGEVEGYTIGSDIERIVSTELAYPSIYIYIKIAENKLLLYNKVLYMSLGPIYVLIDKSGSMDGNKILWAKATALALLMRSRIEKRAFYIRFFDSEPYKLMRIKPNAKPSEVLKVVEYVAMVRNGGGTDISKSVITACNDIMKFRSRDFSDIIIITDGEDRIAKSLVKKSLAYSRSRLISVMIMGDNSDLKEISYKYLKVVKLSEKEMLNVIEA; from the coding sequence ATGCCAGGTTCCCTAAAGAATATAGACTATCAAGACCCATTTGTTAGGTATAGAGGCCAGAAAATACTTGATAATTTAAAGAAGTTTAGCATGCATAATGATGTTCAACTAGAGTTAGCTGTAGATGCCTATTATTCGCTCTATCTACCTTTTCCAATTCTTGAGGATGTTGATAAAATTGCCGTAGGTAATAGAAATATTTACGAAATTATCAGGTCCGCTCTTGAAGACAGTGAATTCAGGAGACTTAGATACTATACTATTGCTGATGCTTTTGCTTCTGTAGCTATAGGGACACTATTTCTACTGAATCTTCAAGAAGAACTTAAAGCAGAAAACGAACAACAAGGTCACATGGGTAGAGGAAGAACAAGCACCAGAAACAAAGATACTGAAGTAGAAAATGGTAGCAAAGATAGCGATGGTTCGAAAAGTAGTGATTTGAAGAGCATAGTTAGAAATGCTGTAAAGAAAACGGTAGAACATTCAGAAACAATAAAAGAATTACAGCATTTTACCTACGGCTATAGAGCAGGTGTGGGACATACACTTGATCTAGATGAAGATGTAAATAAGGTTCTAAGGTTGGTTAGAAATACTGATATAAAGAAGATATTAATGTTCTTAACAAAAATGCCCAACATAAATACTATAGTTAAGAAAAAGAAGGTGGGCTATCAAAGAGGCGAAGTAGAAGGATACACGATAGGTTCGGATATAGAGAGAATTGTATCCACAGAACTAGCCTATCCATCCATATACATATATATTAAGATAGCTGAAAACAAGCTACTTCTATACAATAAGGTTCTGTACATGTCGCTAGGGCCTATATATGTGTTGATAGATAAGTCTGGAAGTATGGATGGAAACAAAATCTTGTGGGCAAAAGCTACAGCTCTTGCACTATTGATGAGAAGCAGGATTGAAAAGAGAGCATTCTATATAAGGTTTTTTGATTCTGAGCCCTACAAGCTTATGAGGATTAAACCTAATGCTAAACCATCAGAGGTGCTTAAAGTTGTTGAATATGTAGCTATGGTTAGAAATGGTGGAGGAACAGATATCTCTAAGTCGGTCATAACGGCTTGTAATGATATAATGAAGTTTCGATCTAGAGATTTTAGCGATATAATAATAATAACCGATGGAGAAGATAGAATAGCCAAAAGTTTGGTTAAAAAGTCTTTAGCCTATTCACGTTCTAGATTAATATCCGTTATGATTATGGGAGATAATAGCGATCTAAAAGAGATAAGCTATAAATATCTGAAAGTCGTAAAACTTTCCGAAAAAGAGATGCTTAATGTTATTGAGGCCTGA
- the pyk gene encoding pyruvate kinase produces the protein MFVKKIASLGPSSNSYEIIRSMVEFGVDGFRINFAHGDPNEWKMRIEYVRKAEAELGKPLPIIGDIQGPSIRIGEVSNPIVLKKGDTVRFILGSTPSNANTVPILAKKFFDIIEVGDIVIMDDGRTRLRVIDRGSNYVDVVALTESVIKSRKTLTIQAKEIDMPILSDRDLMCIKFTVENDIDYIGLSYVRKAEDIENVRDILKRYGRSDIGIIAKIETKNAVKNLDDIIEVSDVVLVARGDLGMNFGLEEIHHLQKLVVDKCLKKRIPVIVATQLLESMMENTVPTRAEVVDVSIAIEMGVDALMLTGETSAGKHPLEAVKWLKKIVDFVERHIHKSINEASSKAREGLEDLRLRFTKGVLELAEDIEAKLFVFSMYGNTAKRISTLRPRIPVYVASPDIHVLRKLSILWGLNLLHVEAKSYEEGMQKMLKKAIENSLVSYGELAVLTYGLREPKQRVEILRIGS, from the coding sequence ATGTTTGTAAAAAAGATAGCGTCTCTAGGACCATCATCAAATAGTTACGAAATCATTAGATCTATGGTTGAGTTTGGTGTAGATGGGTTTAGGATAAATTTTGCTCATGGAGATCCAAACGAATGGAAAATGCGTATAGAATATGTTAGGAAAGCTGAAGCTGAGTTAGGGAAGCCTTTACCGATTATTGGCGATATACAGGGACCTTCGATTAGGATTGGTGAAGTTTCTAACCCTATAGTCTTGAAGAAAGGCGATACTGTACGTTTTATATTAGGTTCTACACCTAGTAATGCAAATACTGTACCGATACTTGCTAAGAAATTTTTTGATATAATTGAGGTTGGAGATATAGTCATTATGGATGATGGGAGAACAAGACTTCGCGTTATAGATAGGGGCTCTAATTATGTAGATGTTGTAGCACTTACAGAATCGGTGATAAAGTCTAGAAAAACACTAACAATACAAGCAAAAGAGATAGATATGCCTATCTTAAGTGATAGAGATTTGATGTGTATAAAGTTTACTGTAGAAAACGATATTGACTATATTGGTTTAAGCTATGTTAGGAAAGCAGAAGATATAGAGAATGTCAGAGATATATTAAAAAGATACGGTAGAAGCGATATAGGGATTATAGCTAAGATAGAAACTAAAAATGCCGTAAAGAATCTTGACGATATAATTGAAGTAAGTGATGTAGTTCTTGTAGCTCGTGGAGATCTAGGAATGAACTTTGGTCTTGAAGAAATACATCATCTACAGAAACTTGTGGTAGATAAATGTTTGAAGAAGAGAATACCTGTCATAGTTGCTACACAACTCCTAGAATCTATGATGGAGAATACTGTTCCCACAAGAGCGGAGGTTGTTGATGTAAGTATAGCTATAGAGATGGGCGTAGATGCCTTAATGCTTACAGGTGAAACATCAGCTGGAAAACATCCTCTAGAAGCTGTAAAGTGGTTGAAAAAGATAGTGGATTTTGTGGAAAGACATATACATAAATCAATTAATGAAGCATCTTCAAAAGCTAGAGAAGGACTTGAAGACCTACGCTTAAGGTTTACAAAAGGTGTTTTAGAGCTTGCAGAAGATATTGAGGCAAAACTTTTTGTGTTCAGTATGTATGGGAATACAGCTAAAAGAATATCAACGCTAAGACCTAGAATACCGGTATATGTAGCATCGCCAGATATACATGTACTTAGAAAACTATCTATTCTCTGGGGGCTAAATCTACTACATGTTGAAGCAAAAAGCTATGAAGAAGGAATGCAAAAAATGCTTAAAAAAGCTATAGAAAACAGTTTAGTAAGTTATGGAGAATTAGCTGTACTTACTTATGGTCTGAGAGAACCAAAACAACGCGTAGAAATACTCAGAATAGGTAGCTAA
- a CDS encoding ATPase domain-containing protein has protein sequence MIKLNSIVFGIDVLDKLFGSTLTSPSTIVVAGHPGAGKTILASTICYRNALNDNKCLYISFQEHKEKLYKNLVKLGIDFEKVEKLGNFLFTRLPIVLNVNDIVAEIHRIVESFKPKVLVIDSINTFLLSTSDESKRAWLQNYFYELAKQIDGVVVLVAELPFGSETVDLGSIEFVADAVFILKHRVEDGRLVRIIEIRKARGSPITVAEIPFTILEKQGLKVYVPPILEDIPSEGGRVEPPCRHLANALGDIQKGHVIFISYPSIARPPEIFLQIYGFTLANKARALVISFRISPATMKQTIIKSLESFGISDIRVEKFIESNFVFKSYNPFAYSSTELMTQIIEVVNVVKPDIVLLHAFDIFALAYKPKHMSTIYNMVNYMKSRKILTIIMSIRANSDITMLFSRLADINIAFKYRFPGDKLSKIVYLWRREREPIVLSENDLKTCRDDVISSIGI, from the coding sequence ATGATAAAATTGAATAGCATTGTTTTTGGCATTGATGTCTTAGATAAGCTTTTTGGAAGTACATTAACATCCCCATCAACAATAGTAGTAGCAGGTCACCCTGGAGCTGGTAAAACTATACTAGCTTCAACTATCTGCTATAGAAATGCGTTAAATGATAATAAATGTCTCTATATATCTTTTCAAGAACATAAAGAAAAGCTATATAAGAATCTAGTGAAGTTAGGTATAGATTTTGAAAAAGTCGAAAAATTAGGGAACTTCTTGTTCACTAGGTTGCCCATAGTTCTAAATGTTAATGATATTGTTGCTGAAATACATAGAATAGTAGAAAGCTTTAAACCTAAAGTATTAGTAATTGACTCGATAAATACATTTCTTTTATCGACATCAGATGAAAGTAAACGTGCATGGTTACAGAACTACTTTTACGAACTTGCAAAACAAATAGATGGCGTCGTAGTACTTGTTGCAGAGCTACCTTTCGGTTCTGAAACAGTAGATTTGGGTTCTATAGAGTTTGTAGCTGACGCCGTGTTTATTCTTAAACATAGAGTTGAAGATGGTAGACTTGTTCGAATAATTGAGATAAGAAAAGCTCGGGGATCACCTATAACAGTTGCTGAAATACCTTTTACGATACTAGAGAAACAGGGTCTCAAAGTGTATGTACCTCCAATTCTCGAGGATATTCCATCAGAAGGAGGTAGAGTAGAGCCACCATGTAGACATCTAGCAAACGCTTTAGGTGATATCCAAAAAGGTCATGTAATCTTTATATCTTATCCATCAATAGCTCGTCCACCAGAAATATTTCTCCAAATCTATGGATTTACATTAGCGAACAAGGCTAGAGCGCTCGTAATAAGTTTTAGGATTTCACCTGCAACAATGAAGCAAACAATAATTAAGAGTCTCGAGTCTTTCGGTATCAGCGATATAAGGGTAGAGAAATTTATAGAAAGCAATTTCGTATTTAAAAGCTATAATCCATTTGCATACTCAAGTACAGAACTCATGACACAGATAATAGAGGTAGTAAATGTTGTGAAACCAGATATAGTTCTGCTCCACGCCTTTGATATATTTGCGTTAGCATATAAACCTAAACACATGTCTACGATCTATAATATGGTGAACTATATGAAAAGCCGGAAAATACTAACCATAATAATGTCTATTAGAGCAAACAGTGATATAACCATGTTATTCTCGAGATTGGCAGATATCAATATCGCATTCAAATACAGGTTCCCCGGAGATAAACTCAGCAAGATTGTATATCTATGGAGGAGAGAAAGAGAGCCTATAGTGCTTTCAGAAAATGATTTGAAGACATGTAGAGACGATGTAATTAGTTCTATAGGCATATAA
- the metG gene encoding methionine--tRNA ligase, which yields MCSVYVTTPIYYPNDKPHLGHAYTTVLADIAFRWYSLIGCEVLFLTGTDEHGLKLQREAEKHGVDPKRFVDSMVNIYKEYWKLLNIRYSRFIRTTDSDHEETVRHVLNELYGRGYVYKSRYSGWYCTGCEKFYSEKEYFIENGKPLCPIHRRPLEFIEEDAYFLKLSAFKDYVVRILREGDTVYPKHYALEVLSKIEIEGLQDIAISRLKNRVYWGIELPFDPQYTAYVWIDALLNYLSGLGYPRNTDKFNKFWSNSIQFIGKDILWFHTAIWFSLLAMIGIPPPKKLVVHAFLTFKGQKMGKSLGNVVSIDDMAKRYGTAEAIRFIIARISNFDKDSEISWDIYDSIYTNDLVNNYGNLVRRVTTLAKKILEGIVEKDLDTDFGQTVSEIRDKAIESYNELKISEAVKHVLDIAHETNAYLNKKEPWKSSNPRPTIYTSLEAVRISSLLLYPVIPETIEKLFVAIGIEIKKGLEQFNMGFVSRYIIKESPILFKKID from the coding sequence GTGTGTTCAGTCTATGTAACTACACCTATATATTATCCAAACGATAAACCTCATCTAGGCCATGCATATACCACCGTTTTAGCTGATATAGCATTTCGTTGGTATTCCTTAATTGGGTGTGAAGTTCTATTCTTAACCGGCACAGATGAACACGGTCTAAAGCTTCAACGTGAAGCCGAAAAACATGGTGTAGATCCTAAGCGATTTGTTGATAGTATGGTCAACATATATAAAGAATACTGGAAACTACTTAATATTAGGTATAGCAGGTTTATAAGAACAACTGATAGCGATCATGAGGAAACTGTTAGACATGTTCTTAATGAGCTCTATGGAAGAGGTTATGTGTATAAAAGCAGGTATAGTGGATGGTATTGTACAGGATGCGAGAAATTCTATAGCGAAAAAGAGTACTTCATCGAGAATGGTAAGCCTTTATGCCCTATACATAGAAGACCCCTCGAATTTATTGAAGAAGATGCATATTTCTTGAAGCTTTCAGCTTTCAAAGACTATGTGGTAAGGATATTGCGTGAGGGCGATACCGTCTATCCAAAACATTACGCTCTAGAGGTTCTAAGCAAAATAGAGATAGAGGGCTTACAGGATATAGCTATCTCTAGACTCAAAAACAGAGTTTATTGGGGTATAGAGCTCCCTTTCGATCCTCAGTATACAGCTTATGTATGGATTGACGCACTCCTCAACTATCTATCTGGATTAGGCTATCCTAGAAATACAGATAAGTTCAACAAGTTTTGGAGCAATTCTATACAATTCATAGGCAAGGATATCTTATGGTTCCACACAGCTATATGGTTCTCATTGCTAGCTATGATCGGTATACCACCGCCTAAGAAACTTGTTGTACATGCTTTTCTAACGTTTAAAGGACAGAAAATGGGTAAATCGTTAGGTAATGTTGTATCTATAGACGATATGGCTAAAAGATATGGTACAGCTGAAGCAATAAGATTCATTATTGCTAGAATATCGAATTTCGATAAAGATAGCGAAATCTCTTGGGATATCTATGACTCTATATATACCAATGACCTGGTTAATAACTATGGCAACTTGGTTAGACGTGTAACAACATTAGCTAAGAAAATTCTTGAAGGTATAGTCGAGAAAGATCTGGATACCGACTTCGGGCAAACAGTTTCTGAAATAAGAGATAAGGCTATTGAGAGCTACAATGAGTTAAAGATATCTGAAGCAGTTAAACACGTTCTAGATATTGCTCATGAAACTAATGCTTACCTCAATAAGAAGGAACCCTGGAAATCTAGCAACCCTAGACCAACGATATATACATCATTAGAAGCCGTAAGAATTTCATCTCTACTCCTCTATCCAGTTATACCTGAAACTATTGAAAAATTATTTGTGGCTATTGGTATTGAGATTAAGAAAGGATTAGAGCAATTCAATATGGGTTTTGTTTCTAGATACATTATCAAAGAGTCTCCGATACTTTTTAAGAAAATAGATTAA